A single window of Nicotiana sylvestris chromosome 3, ASM39365v2, whole genome shotgun sequence DNA harbors:
- the LOC104234166 gene encoding isoaspartyl peptidase/L-asparaginase isoform X2: MEACIMDGNTKNCGAVSGLTTVVNAISLARLVMEKTPHIYLAFEGAEAFAREQGVETMDPSHFITPRNIERLKQAKEANRVQVDYNTRPIAKDEKPPGSNGDSQLGTVGCVVVDNYGHLAAATSTGGLVNKMVGRIGDTPIIGAGTYANKLCAVSATGQGDAIIRATVARDVAALMEYKGLSLTEAADYVIEESAPKGTTGLIAVSATGEVTMPFNTTGMFRACATEDGHTELAIW, translated from the exons ATGGAAGCATGCATCATGGATGGTAATACGAAAAACTGTGGAGCTGTTTCCGGCCTAACCACAGTTGTGAATGCTATATCTCTGGCTAGGCTGGTCATGGAAAAAACTCCACATATATATCTTGCGTTTGAGGGAGCGGAAGCATTTGCTAGGGAGCAG GGGGTTGAAACCATGGATCCAAGCCACTTTATCACTCCAAGAAATATTGAGAGATTAAAGCAAGCAAAAGAAGCAAACAGAGTCCAG GTAGATTATAATACACGGCCTATAGCAAAAGATGAAAAACCACCAGGTTCTAATGGGGATAGCCAGCTAGGAACAGTTGGATGTGTAGTTGTTGACAACTATGGACATTTAGCTGCTGCTACTTCTACTGGAGGACTAGTAAACAAGATGGTGGGAAGGATAGGAGATACTCCCATTATTGGTGCAGGTACATATGCAAATAAACTATGTGCTGTTTCCGCTACAGGCCAGGGTGATGCTATAATCCGTGCAACTGTAGCGAGAGATGTGGCTGCTCTAATGGAGTATAAAGGGCTTTCTCTCACGGAGGCAGCAGACTACGTTATAGAggaatctgccccaaaaggaacCACTGGCCTGATTGCTGTATCTGCCACCGGGGAAGTTACCATGCCATTTAATACAACCGGCATGTTTAGAGCTTGTGCAACTGAAGATGGTCATACAGAGTTAGCAATTTGGTAA
- the LOC104234166 gene encoding isoaspartyl peptidase/L-asparaginase 1 isoform X1 encodes MGWAIALHGGAGDIPKDLPPELREPRETCLRYCLQMGVDALKAHKSPLGVVELVVRELENNPYFNAGKGSVLTSNGTVEMEACIMDGNTKNCGAVSGLTTVVNAISLARLVMEKTPHIYLAFEGAEAFAREQGVETMDPSHFITPRNIERLKQAKEANRVQVDYNTRPIAKDEKPPGSNGDSQLGTVGCVVVDNYGHLAAATSTGGLVNKMVGRIGDTPIIGAGTYANKLCAVSATGQGDAIIRATVARDVAALMEYKGLSLTEAADYVIEESAPKGTTGLIAVSATGEVTMPFNTTGMFRACATEDGHTELAIW; translated from the exons ATGGGTTGGGCTATAGCGTTGCACGGCGGAGCTGGTGACATACCAAAGGATCTGCCGCCGGAGCTTCGTGAGCCCAGAGAAACCTGCCTCCGCTATTGCTTACAGATGGGGGTCGATGCTCTCAAGGCCCATAAATCCCCTTTGGGTGTCGTTGAACTCGTG GTGCGGGAACTGGAAAATAACCCATACTTCAATGCTGGTAAAGGGTCTGTTCTAACCAGCAATGGTACAGTAGAAATGGAAGCATGCATCATGGATGGTAATACGAAAAACTGTGGAGCTGTTTCCGGCCTAACCACAGTTGTGAATGCTATATCTCTGGCTAGGCTGGTCATGGAAAAAACTCCACATATATATCTTGCGTTTGAGGGAGCGGAAGCATTTGCTAGGGAGCAG GGGGTTGAAACCATGGATCCAAGCCACTTTATCACTCCAAGAAATATTGAGAGATTAAAGCAAGCAAAAGAAGCAAACAGAGTCCAG GTAGATTATAATACACGGCCTATAGCAAAAGATGAAAAACCACCAGGTTCTAATGGGGATAGCCAGCTAGGAACAGTTGGATGTGTAGTTGTTGACAACTATGGACATTTAGCTGCTGCTACTTCTACTGGAGGACTAGTAAACAAGATGGTGGGAAGGATAGGAGATACTCCCATTATTGGTGCAGGTACATATGCAAATAAACTATGTGCTGTTTCCGCTACAGGCCAGGGTGATGCTATAATCCGTGCAACTGTAGCGAGAGATGTGGCTGCTCTAATGGAGTATAAAGGGCTTTCTCTCACGGAGGCAGCAGACTACGTTATAGAggaatctgccccaaaaggaacCACTGGCCTGATTGCTGTATCTGCCACCGGGGAAGTTACCATGCCATTTAATACAACCGGCATGTTTAGAGCTTGTGCAACTGAAGATGGTCATACAGAGTTAGCAATTTGGTAA